The proteins below come from a single Parageobacillus toebii NBRC 107807 genomic window:
- a CDS encoding DeoR family transcriptional regulator — MKPSTHRMLTRIKSVYMYISEKGTVTTQELVDEFGTTPRTIQRDLNVLAYNDLVRSPSKGKWTTTNKKVRISS, encoded by the coding sequence TTGAAACCTTCAACACATCGTATGCTAACACGAATTAAATCCGTATACATGTACATTAGTGAGAAAGGAACCGTAACGACACAAGAGCTTGTTGATGAGTTTGGCACCACCCCAAGAACGATTCAGCGTGATTTAAACGTGTTAGCGTATAACGACCTAGTTCGCAGCCCTAGCAAAGGCAAATGGACGACAACCAATAAGAAGGTACGAATATCTTCTTAA
- a CDS encoding putative polysaccharide biosynthesis protein: protein MSTSKLLRGTFILTAGVMISRILGLIYVIPFYHLVGEEGGALYGYGYVPYQIFLSLATAGLPLAVSKFVSKYNALEEYRVGYVLFRSGLRLMIVTGIVSCVVLYTIAPWIAPFVIDERANVNSTDDVVTVIRAVSFALIIVPVMSLIRGFFQGHESMGPTALSQVVEQIVRITFLLIGCYVVLRVFEGSLVTAVSVATFAAFVGALGGLAILIWYWWKRKKYLDDLLERDRGQVTLSLKEMYKELFLYAAPFVFVGLAMPLYQLIDQFTFNHAMANIGLGKISEHAYSIFNIWAQKLVIIPVTLATSFSLTLIPTITKAYVEKDRRSLRKYLNQTFQVVMFLTLPAVVGMALLAEPVYAAFYSYDPLGEQVLRWYAPTAILFALFSVTAAMLQGINQQRFSVVSLTMGLFVKLLLNTFLITKLATIGAILATMSGYFVSVVFNLWIIKKYTNYQYQFVMRRTIFIGILTALMSGFVAIVQLLLKSMLHYHGGRVESIVIVAISALIGAGVYFFFSERSGLLASLFGNRFAFLQRRKEKKAVS, encoded by the coding sequence ATGTCTACCTCAAAATTATTGCGCGGGACGTTTATTCTGACAGCTGGTGTTATGATTTCCCGGATTCTCGGTTTAATTTATGTCATTCCTTTTTATCATCTTGTAGGGGAAGAAGGCGGTGCGCTTTACGGATATGGATATGTGCCGTACCAAATTTTTCTCAGCCTTGCTACAGCAGGACTGCCACTGGCGGTTTCCAAGTTTGTGTCCAAATATAACGCTTTAGAAGAGTATCGTGTCGGTTATGTGCTATTTCGATCGGGATTACGATTAATGATCGTTACCGGCATCGTTTCTTGTGTTGTTTTATATACCATTGCCCCATGGATTGCTCCGTTTGTGATTGATGAACGTGCGAACGTCAATTCTACTGATGACGTCGTAACTGTTATTCGCGCGGTAAGTTTTGCGCTTATTATCGTTCCTGTCATGAGCTTAATCCGCGGTTTTTTCCAAGGCCATGAATCGATGGGGCCGACAGCGCTATCACAAGTAGTTGAACAAATCGTCCGCATCACCTTTTTGTTAATCGGTTGTTACGTTGTGTTGCGCGTATTTGAAGGTTCTCTCGTTACGGCAGTCAGTGTGGCAACGTTTGCTGCATTTGTCGGCGCACTCGGTGGGCTCGCTATTCTTATTTGGTATTGGTGGAAACGAAAGAAGTATCTGGATGATTTATTAGAGAGAGATCGTGGACAAGTCACGCTTTCCTTGAAAGAAATGTACAAAGAATTGTTTCTGTATGCAGCGCCGTTCGTTTTTGTTGGGCTGGCGATGCCGCTTTACCAGTTAATTGATCAGTTTACCTTTAACCATGCGATGGCGAACATAGGGCTTGGGAAAATTTCTGAGCATGCTTATTCTATTTTTAATATATGGGCGCAGAAACTTGTCATTATTCCGGTAACGCTCGCGACATCGTTTAGTTTGACGCTGATTCCAACGATTACAAAGGCGTATGTAGAAAAAGACCGGAGATCGTTGCGAAAATATTTAAACCAAACGTTTCAAGTCGTCATGTTTTTAACATTGCCTGCCGTTGTCGGCATGGCACTTCTTGCAGAACCAGTTTATGCCGCGTTTTATAGCTATGATCCGCTTGGAGAGCAAGTGTTGCGCTGGTATGCGCCAACCGCCATTTTGTTCGCATTGTTTTCCGTGACAGCGGCGATGCTGCAAGGCATTAATCAACAACGTTTTTCGGTCGTCAGCTTAACGATGGGACTTTTTGTGAAACTGTTACTCAATACGTTTCTTATCACAAAATTGGCGACGATTGGCGCGATACTTGCGACGATGTCTGGTTATTTTGTTTCGGTTGTATTTAATTTATGGATTATTAAAAAATACACCAACTACCAATATCAGTTTGTCATGCGCCGCACGATTTTTATTGGAATATTAACGGCGCTTATGTCAGGATTTGTTGCGATTGTGCAGCTGCTTTTGAAATCAATGCTGCATTATCATGGCGGAAGAGTGGAATCGATCGTGATTGTTGCGATTAGTGCGCTTATCGGCGCTGGGGTGTATTTCTTTTTCAGCGAACGGTCTGGGCTGCTTGCCTCGCTGTTTGGAAATCGATTTGCGTTTTTGCAGCGCAGAAAGGAAAAGAAGGCGGTCTCTTAG
- a CDS encoding nuclease-related domain-containing protein, whose product MGQLIKLQDYISRYETDVYRYTSEFIRLKKKQWEQTKEQWENNRRNADAPQPDETWEWLIEKPSLLERMKKWFRRSSISEEATEVQVNHWNEEESLSTMIAEAKNIDELKILFLENMFELQLKWASSTIWYESKVNKKFYYEERLKYFLQRFPDTYLCLYKPVFLVKSAPVELDVILLSPTTTWCITFAEGEKDNIIIASSDRFWTEITKREEKKKINPVIALQRMEKIVADIYKQYHIDFPIKKAVVNRYGYIDDHRTFSNVQFIDKRNYERWFSSLRELTIPLKHVQLKAASFLLRHCYSHYDIRTNWNTDEEKV is encoded by the coding sequence GTGGGCCAATTAATAAAGCTTCAAGACTATATTTCTAGGTATGAAACGGATGTGTACCGCTACACAAGTGAATTTATTCGTCTAAAGAAAAAACAATGGGAGCAGACGAAAGAACAATGGGAAAACAATAGAAGAAATGCTGACGCTCCTCAACCGGATGAGACGTGGGAATGGTTAATAGAAAAACCGTCATTGTTGGAGCGGATGAAAAAATGGTTTCGACGCTCTTCCATATCAGAAGAAGCGACAGAGGTACAAGTAAATCATTGGAACGAAGAAGAGAGCTTGTCGACTATGATTGCGGAAGCAAAAAATATAGATGAATTAAAAATTTTATTTTTGGAAAATATGTTCGAATTGCAATTAAAATGGGCAAGCTCTACGATATGGTATGAATCGAAGGTAAATAAAAAGTTTTACTATGAAGAAAGGTTGAAATATTTTTTACAGCGTTTTCCCGACACATATTTATGTTTATACAAACCCGTATTTTTGGTCAAAAGCGCTCCGGTCGAATTAGATGTCATTTTATTAAGTCCGACCACAACATGGTGTATTACGTTTGCCGAAGGGGAAAAAGATAATATTATCATAGCGTCTTCAGACCGTTTTTGGACGGAAATAACGAAGCGGGAAGAAAAGAAAAAAATCAATCCGGTTATCGCTTTGCAACGAATGGAAAAAATAGTGGCAGATATATATAAACAGTACCATATTGATTTTCCTATCAAAAAAGCAGTGGTGAATCGTTATGGCTATATCGATGATCACCGTACTTTTAGCAATGTGCAGTTTATTGACAAACGAAATTATGAACGTTGGTTTTCGTCTTTGCGGGAATTAACGATTCCGTTGAAGCATGTGCAATTAAAAGCGGCATCTTTTTTGTTGCGCCATTGCTATAGTCACTATGATATACGAACAAATTGGAATACGGATGAAGAAAAGGTGTAA
- the pepV gene encoding dipeptidase PepV, translating into MNIDWMEEVLKRKEALIQDTQALLRIPSVLDEENATEEAPLGQGVYEALQFLLQRGQEEGFAVKNVDGLAGHLEIGQGEELIGVLCHVDVVPPGDGWSSDPFAAEIRDGKLYARGAIDDKGPTMAAFYAMKIVKELGLPLQKRVRMIVGTDEESKWRCVEHYFKHEEMPTMGFAPDADFPIIYAEKGIVDMDLRKPSIGTQEESEIQLQSFQAGRRYNMVPDFAKAVLLVRADRQQEIEQQYRQFLHETSMNGNAVVEGNTVTLQLEGISAHAMEPENGKNAGLWLAKWLSDVALDTQAQSFIRFVTDYFFADSRGKALGIAYNDEITGDLTVNVGILSYDAQAGGKLGINIRYPVTNDIEQTKQKLQNIAAQHGFALEHFSDSKPHYVDPNHVLIKTLQRVYEEQTGERASLLSIGGGTYARSLKAGVAFGPLFPGRPDVAHQKDEYIMIDDLLKATAIYAQAIYELAK; encoded by the coding sequence ATGAATATCGATTGGATGGAAGAGGTATTGAAGCGAAAAGAGGCGCTTATTCAAGATACGCAGGCGCTATTGCGCATTCCGAGCGTTCTCGATGAAGAGAATGCAACAGAAGAAGCCCCGCTTGGACAAGGAGTATACGAGGCGTTGCAGTTTTTATTGCAGAGGGGCCAAGAAGAAGGGTTTGCGGTAAAAAACGTCGATGGCCTCGCGGGACATCTTGAAATCGGACAAGGAGAGGAACTCATCGGCGTATTATGCCATGTGGATGTTGTACCACCGGGAGATGGCTGGTCAAGCGACCCGTTTGCTGCAGAAATCCGTGATGGGAAATTATATGCTCGCGGCGCGATTGACGATAAAGGACCGACAATGGCTGCATTTTATGCTATGAAAATTGTGAAAGAACTCGGGTTGCCATTGCAAAAACGAGTGCGTATGATTGTTGGAACAGATGAAGAAAGCAAGTGGCGTTGTGTCGAACATTATTTTAAGCATGAGGAAATGCCGACAATGGGATTTGCTCCGGATGCGGATTTTCCGATTATTTACGCGGAAAAAGGAATTGTCGATATGGATTTGCGCAAGCCATCAATAGGAACACAGGAAGAAAGTGAAATTCAGCTGCAGTCGTTCCAGGCAGGACGACGTTATAATATGGTTCCTGACTTTGCTAAAGCGGTATTGCTCGTTCGTGCAGACCGGCAACAAGAAATCGAACAGCAGTATCGCCAGTTTCTTCATGAAACGAGCATGAATGGAAATGCTGTTGTGGAAGGCAATACCGTTACTCTTCAATTAGAAGGAATTTCCGCTCATGCGATGGAACCAGAAAACGGGAAAAATGCAGGTTTATGGCTGGCGAAGTGGCTATCAGATGTTGCGTTGGATACGCAGGCGCAATCGTTTATCCGTTTTGTGACGGACTATTTCTTTGCCGATTCTCGTGGAAAAGCGTTAGGCATTGCTTACAACGATGAGATTACCGGCGATTTAACAGTCAATGTTGGAATATTATCATATGATGCGCAAGCTGGAGGAAAGCTTGGCATTAACATACGCTATCCGGTCACCAATGATATAGAACAAACGAAGCAAAAACTACAGAACATCGCAGCGCAGCATGGTTTTGCGTTGGAACATTTTAGCGATTCAAAACCGCACTATGTTGATCCAAATCATGTACTTATAAAGACGCTTCAACGCGTATACGAAGAACAAACAGGAGAACGCGCTTCCTTGCTTTCCATCGGCGGCGGTACATATGCCCGTTCGCTGAAAGCGGGAGTAGCGTTTGGACCGCTGTTTCCGGGACGGCCGGATGTGGCGCATCAAAAGGATGAATATATCATGATCGATGATTTATTGAAAGCAACGGCGATTTACGCTCAGGCAATTTATGAATTAGCAAAATGA
- a CDS encoding pseudouridine synthase yields the protein MGLRIDKMLANMGYGTRKEVKKLLKSGVVKIDGVVVKDPKTQVNPTEQVVTVRGKEVEYKEFIYLMMNKPPGVVSATEDVVEETVVDLLEEEDRVFSPFPVGRLDKDTEGLLLLTNDGQLAHQLLSPKKHVPKTYFAVIEGEVTEEDVAAFRHGVVLDDGYETKPAELVVLKSGLRSDVEVTITEGKFHQVKRMFRAIGKRVIYLKRIQMGPLVLDPSLDLGEYRELTDEEVEMLKQFRP from the coding sequence TTGGGATTGCGTATTGATAAAATGCTCGCCAACATGGGGTACGGGACAAGAAAAGAAGTAAAAAAATTGCTGAAATCAGGAGTCGTCAAAATTGACGGGGTTGTGGTCAAAGATCCGAAAACACAAGTCAACCCGACGGAGCAGGTCGTGACAGTGCGGGGAAAAGAAGTGGAGTATAAAGAATTTATTTATTTAATGATGAACAAACCGCCGGGAGTCGTTTCGGCGACGGAAGATGTGGTGGAAGAAACGGTTGTTGACCTGCTAGAAGAGGAAGATCGCGTGTTTTCGCCATTCCCAGTTGGGCGTCTGGATAAAGATACAGAGGGGCTTTTATTGTTGACGAATGATGGGCAATTAGCTCATCAGCTGCTTTCCCCGAAAAAGCATGTGCCGAAAACGTATTTTGCCGTTATTGAGGGGGAAGTGACAGAGGAAGATGTGGCGGCATTCCGCCACGGGGTGGTGTTGGATGATGGTTATGAAACAAAGCCAGCGGAACTGGTGGTTTTAAAATCGGGACTTCGTTCGGATGTGGAGGTAACGATCACAGAAGGAAAGTTTCACCAAGTGAAGCGAATGTTCCGGGCGATAGGTAAACGGGTCATTTACTTAAAACGGATTCAAATGGGGCCTCTTGTGCTTGATCCGTCGCTAGATCTTGGTGAATATCGAGAATTGACGGATGAGGAAGTGGAGATGTTAAAACAATTTCGCCCATGA
- a CDS encoding rhodanese-like domain-containing protein, whose translation MGEVKEITAAEVKEKLERGEKLNLVDVREDEEVALGMIPGAKHIKMGEIPSRLDEFNKEEEYIFVCRSGRRSEMVCRYLQELGYHVRNMVDGMLAWEGDTVPKKY comes from the coding sequence ATGGGAGAAGTTAAAGAAATTACAGCGGCAGAAGTAAAAGAAAAACTCGAACGCGGTGAAAAACTAAATTTAGTCGATGTGCGCGAAGATGAGGAAGTGGCGCTTGGCATGATCCCTGGCGCCAAACATATCAAAATGGGGGAAATTCCAAGCCGGCTCGATGAATTCAATAAAGAGGAAGAATATATTTTCGTCTGCCGTTCCGGCCGGCGCAGCGAAATGGTTTGCCGCTATTTGCAGGAGCTAGGCTACCATGTCCGCAATATGGTGGATGGGATGCTGGCATGGGAAGGGGATACCGTTCCGAAAAAATATTAA
- a CDS encoding MFS transporter, with translation MEAALKRGESTGKSTFSLFYFFVFFAFGALFPLLSVYLQEVVGLSGTEIGVIMSISPVTMIFVQPIWGMITDYTRKPVFVLTIALLATSFIGLMYSFVHEYHWLIVMAVLLASAQSAIVPISDSITLHYAQKNGEKYGSIRLWGSIGFAVAVLIGGWLSDRIALVVIFYLFSFMLILSGLLASRLPKESQTMKAEALRGMAQLFRIPHFVLLLLATFFIFGPILANNFYFGIFIKQLGGTLTGIGLAFLLAAGSEAPFMKMTDGLIHRFGMVPLLMFATAVSCLRWLFYFFEPPLFFVYMTTIVQGLSVGLSIPAALQYVRDVAPKQVRATAVSLYSAVGNGLGVWFCTFIGGYMLEHYHIGAIYLFFSICTFVGMLSLVCIHLLNKKKASA, from the coding sequence ATGGAGGCAGCGTTAAAACGAGGGGAATCGACTGGTAAGTCCACATTTTCGTTATTTTATTTCTTTGTATTTTTTGCATTCGGAGCATTATTTCCGCTTTTATCCGTATATTTACAAGAAGTGGTCGGTCTTTCGGGAACAGAAATTGGAGTCATTATGTCCATAAGTCCAGTCACAATGATTTTTGTACAGCCGATTTGGGGGATGATTACCGATTATACACGTAAACCGGTTTTCGTGCTGACAATCGCACTATTAGCTACTTCATTCATTGGACTAATGTATTCATTTGTGCATGAATATCATTGGCTTATTGTCATGGCTGTTTTACTGGCATCCGCCCAAAGTGCGATCGTTCCGATTTCCGACAGCATTACTCTTCATTATGCGCAAAAGAATGGCGAAAAGTATGGGTCTATTCGTTTATGGGGATCGATCGGCTTTGCTGTTGCCGTACTGATTGGCGGATGGCTATCAGACCGCATTGCGCTTGTTGTCATTTTTTATTTGTTTTCGTTTATGCTAATACTGTCCGGTTTGCTCGCCAGCCGGCTTCCAAAAGAAAGCCAAACGATGAAAGCGGAAGCGCTGCGCGGTATGGCGCAGCTGTTTCGAATTCCTCATTTTGTATTATTGTTGCTCGCTACTTTCTTTATTTTTGGTCCTATTTTAGCGAATAACTTTTATTTTGGGATATTCATTAAACAGCTTGGTGGTACGTTGACGGGAATAGGCTTGGCGTTTTTATTGGCGGCGGGAAGTGAAGCCCCATTTATGAAAATGACAGATGGACTTATTCATCGGTTTGGGATGGTTCCACTTTTAATGTTTGCTACTGCTGTATCATGTTTACGTTGGCTGTTTTATTTTTTCGAGCCGCCGCTCTTTTTCGTATATATGACAACGATTGTTCAAGGTCTTTCCGTCGGCTTATCTATTCCCGCGGCGCTTCAATACGTACGTGATGTTGCGCCAAAACAAGTAAGGGCGACAGCAGTATCCCTTTATTCCGCCGTAGGCAATGGGTTAGGCGTTTGGTTTTGTACATTTATCGGTGGATATATGCTTGAACATTATCATATTGGGGCTATATATTTATTTTTCAGCATTTGCACGTTTGTCGGCATGCTTTCATTAGTGTGCATTCATTTGCTGAATAAGAAAAAAGCTTCGGCATAA
- a CDS encoding sporulation protein Cse60: MYKVKLFDEEHEKDLERAVNAFLAGLKEGQLIDVKYNVAMMESEGEQIYCFSAMVIYRT, encoded by the coding sequence ATGTATAAAGTAAAATTATTTGATGAAGAGCATGAAAAAGATTTAGAACGCGCGGTGAATGCGTTTTTGGCAGGACTAAAAGAAGGGCAGCTGATTGATGTGAAATATAATGTTGCGATGATGGAATCCGAAGGAGAGCAAATTTATTGCTTTTCGGCAATGGTTATTTATCGGACCTAA
- the pulA gene encoding type I pullulanase, protein MDLHDIHREFEAYLDAMNLATILVPKSYRDGKIQIFTLETPHKERHPLQIERQIDLGSSMKYECIIDIPIEIGKRYLIYDHQGGVTDLQSGAVVRTVPFDDKFFYDGDLGVAYTQEQTTFKVWAPTATEAKVKLIDPKTKKADYIPLERLEKGVWTATVFGDMEGIYYTYVVCVNAVWREAVDPYAVAVSVNGEYGVIIDLAKTRIEKPSVPPLSSPTDAIIYEMHIRDFTIHPESGIMHKGKYLGLTELETKGPNNTTTGLSYLKELGVTHVELLPFNDFAGVDERHPLQQYNWGYNPLHHNAPEGSYATDPNDPYARIRELKQAIHTLQAQGIRVIMDVVYNHVYMREQSSFEKIVPGYYFRYDAYGNPANGTGVGNDIASERKMVRKWIVDSVRFWAEEYHVDGFRFDLMGILDIETMKAVREMLDTLDPSILVLGEGWDLPTPLPSEQKATMQNAEKLPQIAYFNDYFRDSVKGSTFHLFDRGFALGNSNDGEKVKVAISGSVRKKHGLFLHPTQTINYVESHDNHTFWDKMEIANGHEDEQTRKKRQKLATAIVLLSQGIPFLHSGQEFYRTKQGVENSYNAPDSINQIDWKRKSEHEDDVRYVQGLIQLRKSHRAFRFTTEAEINNHLFFLETPAFIIAYHLRDVQQYGPWRDIIVIHHNQEEKQSVFLPDEEEWHVICDGIHSGTVPLFSVRKQINLAGIGTWVLVK, encoded by the coding sequence ATGGATTTGCACGATATACATCGAGAGTTTGAAGCATATTTAGATGCAATGAATTTGGCGACGATTTTAGTGCCAAAATCGTATCGCGATGGAAAAATACAAATATTTACGTTAGAAACGCCGCATAAAGAGCGCCATCCTTTGCAAATAGAGCGCCAAATAGATTTAGGATCAAGCATGAAATATGAGTGCATCATCGATATCCCGATAGAAATAGGAAAACGTTATCTTATTTATGATCATCAAGGTGGAGTCACTGATTTGCAAAGCGGAGCGGTTGTTCGAACCGTGCCATTTGATGACAAATTTTTTTATGACGGCGATTTAGGAGTTGCGTATACGCAGGAGCAAACAACCTTCAAAGTTTGGGCGCCTACGGCAACGGAGGCAAAAGTAAAGCTGATTGACCCAAAAACAAAAAAAGCCGACTATATACCGTTAGAACGATTGGAAAAAGGAGTATGGACGGCGACTGTATTCGGTGATATGGAAGGGATCTATTACACATATGTCGTATGTGTGAACGCTGTTTGGCGCGAAGCCGTGGACCCGTATGCGGTTGCTGTTTCGGTTAACGGGGAGTATGGGGTTATTATCGATTTAGCGAAGACACGCATCGAAAAACCATCCGTCCCTCCGCTTTCATCCCCAACTGACGCGATTATTTATGAAATGCATATCCGTGATTTTACGATTCATCCGGAAAGCGGTATTATGCATAAAGGGAAATATTTAGGATTGACCGAACTGGAAACAAAGGGGCCAAATAATACGACAACAGGGCTTTCTTATTTAAAAGAGTTGGGCGTCACTCATGTAGAATTGCTCCCATTTAATGATTTTGCCGGAGTGGATGAGCGCCATCCATTGCAGCAGTATAATTGGGGATACAATCCGCTTCATCATAACGCTCCGGAAGGGAGTTATGCGACCGACCCGAATGATCCGTATGCTCGTATCCGCGAATTAAAGCAGGCGATTCATACGCTGCAAGCACAGGGCATTCGTGTCATTATGGATGTTGTCTACAATCATGTTTATATGCGCGAGCAGTCTTCATTCGAGAAAATCGTTCCTGGATATTATTTCCGCTATGATGCATACGGCAATCCGGCTAATGGCACCGGAGTTGGAAACGATATTGCTTCCGAACGAAAAATGGTGCGGAAATGGATTGTAGACTCGGTGCGATTTTGGGCGGAAGAGTATCATGTCGATGGATTTCGCTTTGACTTAATGGGGATTTTAGATATCGAAACAATGAAAGCGGTTCGTGAAATGCTTGATACACTCGACCCGTCCATTCTTGTACTCGGAGAAGGATGGGATTTGCCGACACCGCTTCCGTCCGAACAGAAAGCAACGATGCAAAACGCGGAAAAATTGCCGCAGATCGCCTATTTTAACGATTATTTCCGTGACAGTGTCAAAGGAAGCACATTCCATCTGTTTGATCGAGGATTTGCACTAGGCAATTCCAATGATGGCGAAAAGGTGAAAGTGGCGATTAGCGGAAGCGTTCGCAAGAAACACGGGCTGTTTCTTCATCCAACCCAAACGATTAATTATGTCGAGTCACATGATAACCATACGTTTTGGGATAAAATGGAGATCGCTAACGGTCATGAAGATGAACAAACGAGAAAAAAGCGGCAAAAATTAGCGACAGCGATCGTGCTGCTTTCGCAAGGAATTCCGTTTTTGCATAGTGGACAGGAATTTTATCGGACAAAGCAAGGAGTAGAAAATAGCTATAATGCTCCCGATTCGATTAATCAAATCGACTGGAAACGAAAGAGCGAGCATGAAGACGATGTCCGCTATGTTCAAGGGCTTATTCAGCTCCGAAAGTCCCACCGTGCTTTCCGATTTACTACCGAAGCAGAGATAAACAATCACCTTTTTTTCCTTGAGACACCAGCATTCATCATCGCATACCATCTTCGCGATGTACAGCAATATGGACCTTGGCGCGATATTATTGTTATTCACCATAATCAAGAAGAAAAACAATCTGTTTTTCTACCTGATGAAGAAGAATGGCATGTCATTTGTGACGGGATTCACAGCGGAACGGTTCCACTGTTTTCCGTGCGTAAACAAATAAACTTGGCTGGAATTGGGACATGGGTGCTTGTGAAATAA
- the thpR gene encoding RNA 2',3'-cyclic phosphodiesterase: MKKTHYFIAIPIASEVKKQISQWRDGIVSHFPFRSWVHEEDYHITLAFLGYVPPAKLDAICKTMTQVAKHHAPFSLSLSEIHTFGNRTAPRILWQGVEKEEKLFALQRDVYTACIDIGFSLDKRPFTPHITIARKWQGNEEFRLDALKQKSRVTATFSVHEMVLYQTHLERTPKYEARALFPLF, from the coding sequence ATGAAAAAAACGCATTATTTTATCGCTATCCCTATCGCTAGCGAAGTAAAAAAACAGATTTCACAATGGAGAGATGGAATCGTTTCCCATTTTCCATTTCGTTCATGGGTGCATGAAGAAGATTACCATATTACATTAGCATTTTTAGGATACGTTCCACCTGCAAAATTGGACGCGATATGCAAAACAATGACGCAAGTGGCAAAGCACCACGCTCCATTCTCATTATCCTTATCAGAAATACATACATTTGGAAATCGAACAGCGCCGCGGATTTTATGGCAAGGGGTGGAAAAAGAAGAAAAACTATTTGCCCTGCAACGCGATGTGTATACCGCCTGTATCGATATCGGATTTTCTTTAGACAAACGGCCGTTTACCCCGCATATTACGATTGCTCGCAAATGGCAAGGAAATGAAGAGTTTCGCTTAGATGCGCTTAAGCAGAAATCAAGAGTAACGGCGACCTTTTCCGTTCATGAAATGGTGTTATATCAAACCCATTTAGAGCGAACACCGAAATATGAAGCGCGCGCTTTGTTTCCGCTTTTCTAA
- a CDS encoding NAD(P)/FAD-dependent oxidoreductase, translating to MTYEVVVIGGGPSGLMAAIGAAEQGAKVLLIEKGNKLGRKLAISGGGRCNVTNRLPVEEIIKHIPGNGRFLYSAFSEFNNEDIIRFFERLGVQLKEEDHGRMFPVTDNAQSVVQALVNELKRLHVDIRLNTPVADVEYEHGKTIGVMLKTGEFIGAKAVVVAVGGKSVPQTGSTGDGYAWAEKAGHTITELFPTEVPITSNEPFIQERTLQGLSLRDVALSVLKPNGKPIITHRMDMLFTHFGISGPAALRCSQFVVKELKKHGKDAVMMSIDALPDQNKEELFQHIAHLCKEEPKKAIKNVLKGLLPERYILFLLEQSHIDPQTPAGMLSHEKIRTFIQHCKQFTFHVHGTLPLEKAFVTGGGVSVKEIHPKKMASKLMEGLYFCGEILDIHGYTGGYNITAALVTGRLAGVNAANHAIALRT from the coding sequence ATGACATATGAAGTTGTTGTTATTGGGGGAGGGCCATCGGGATTAATGGCGGCAATTGGCGCTGCGGAACAGGGCGCAAAAGTGCTTCTTATTGAAAAAGGGAACAAGCTCGGGCGGAAGCTTGCCATTTCCGGCGGTGGGCGATGCAATGTAACAAACCGCCTTCCAGTGGAGGAAATTATTAAACATATTCCAGGAAATGGACGGTTTTTATACAGCGCTTTTTCTGAATTTAATAATGAAGATATTATCCGCTTTTTCGAACGGTTAGGCGTACAGTTAAAAGAAGAGGATCATGGCCGCATGTTTCCGGTGACCGATAACGCGCAATCTGTTGTACAAGCGTTAGTAAACGAATTAAAACGGCTGCATGTAGACATTCGGCTCAACACACCGGTTGCCGACGTCGAATACGAGCATGGAAAAACGATAGGCGTAATGCTAAAAACAGGCGAATTTATTGGCGCAAAAGCAGTTGTTGTCGCCGTTGGCGGCAAATCGGTTCCGCAAACAGGCTCTACCGGCGATGGCTATGCTTGGGCGGAAAAGGCAGGACATACGATCACCGAACTATTTCCAACCGAGGTTCCGATTACATCAAACGAACCGTTTATTCAAGAGCGGACACTGCAAGGATTGTCGTTGCGCGATGTCGCTTTAAGCGTCCTGAAACCAAACGGAAAACCGATCATTACCCATCGAATGGACATGCTGTTTACCCATTTCGGCATTTCCGGTCCCGCCGCCCTTCGCTGCAGCCAATTTGTCGTAAAAGAGCTGAAAAAGCATGGCAAAGACGCGGTTATGATGAGCATTGACGCACTTCCTGATCAAAATAAGGAAGAGCTGTTTCAGCACATTGCCCATCTATGCAAGGAAGAGCCTAAAAAAGCGATCAAAAACGTGTTGAAAGGCTTGCTACCGGAGCGATATATATTATTTTTGCTCGAACAAAGCCATATCGATCCGCAAACACCGGCCGGAATGCTTTCGCACGAAAAAATTCGAACGTTCATTCAACATTGTAAACAATTTACGTTTCACGTTCACGGCACATTGCCGCTAGAAAAAGCGTTCGTCACTGGCGGAGGCGTTTCCGTTAAAGAAATTCATCCGAAAAAAATGGCTTCTAAATTGATGGAGGGGCTTTACTTTTGCGGAGAAATTTTGGACATTCATGGCTATACAGGGGGATATAACATCACAGCAGCCCTTGTCACTGGAAGACTTGCCGGAGTAAACGCAGCCAACCACGCAATCGCTTTACGGACCTAA